A window from Musa acuminata AAA Group cultivar baxijiao unplaced genomic scaffold, Cavendish_Baxijiao_AAA HiC_scaffold_1139, whole genome shotgun sequence encodes these proteins:
- the LOC135671455 gene encoding probable LRR receptor-like serine/threonine-protein kinase At1g51880 isoform X2, giving the protein MVKGTSSEESMSANSGSRSHGLKEFLAEALLLSRVHHRNLVSLIGYCRDSNQLGLVYEYAARGSLRDHLSDKTGSSQTLSWRERIQIAVEAAQGLEYLHKGCVPPIIHRDVKTNNILLTYDFEAKVADFGLSKPFLTDAQTHVSTDVVAGTPGYIDPEYSATFQLTEKSDVYSFGVVLLELVTGQSAVLDQPKRCHLVQWVRSRLAEADITKVADPKLGGQYNNCSILKVIDLAMRCVDISADQRPTMTQVVMRLKESLQPTGEQQWKCDPNAYMEINDAGNSGMAR; this is encoded by the exons ATGGTCAAAGGGACATCATCTGAGGAGTCCATGTCTGCAAATTCTGGCTCCAGATCACATGGGCTGAAAGAGTTTCTAGCCGAG GCTCTTCTCTTATCGAGGGTCCATCACAGGAACTTAGTGTCTTTGATCGGGTACTGTAGAGACAGCAATCAACTTGGACTTGTTTATGAATATGCTGCTCGTGGAAGTCTTAGAGATCATCTTTCAG ATAAAACTGGAAGTAGCCAAACATTGAGTTGGAGAGAACGAATTCAGATAGCAGTGGAAGCCGCACAAG GTCTGGAGTATCTACACAAGGGATGTGTGCCACCTATAATCCATAGAGATGTGAAGACTAACAATATCCTCTTAACATATGACTTTGAGGCAAAGGTAGCAGATTTTGGGCTGTCAAAGCCTTTCCTGACCGATGCCCAGACTCACGTATCTACTGATGTTGTGGCTGGCACTCCAGGATACATAGATCCCGA GTACTCTGCTACCTTCCAGCTGACTGAAAAAAGTGATGTATACAGCTTCGGAGTTGTTCTTCTGGAGCTGGTTACAGGCCAATCAGCCGTGTTGGATCAACCAAAAAGGTGTCACTTAGTCCAATGGGTACGATCGAGGCTAGCTGAAGCCGACATCACTAAGGTGGCTGATCCAAAACTCGGAGGGCAATACAACAACTGCTCGATCCTAAAGGTCATTGATTTAGCAATGCGATGTGTTGATATTTCTGCTGATCAGAGGCCAACCATGACCCAAGTGGTGATGCGATTGAAGGAGAGTTTGCAACCAACCGGAGAACAACAATGGAAgtgtgacccaaacgcatatatgGAAATCAATGATGCTGGGAATAGTGGAATGGCAAGATAG
- the LOC135671454 gene encoding probable LRR receptor-like serine/threonine-protein kinase At1g05700, translating to MRNFIVRVCLGWMAAAILVNGQPGFVSIDCGITRGYTDSETGILYQVDEGYIDTGRNVRIAETYFQNRKQVQTWFTVRSFPDGTRNCYTFPGLNEGDRYLVRASFVHGNYDDQAFGDSVAPPLLFDLYVGVNLWQTINITEVFTLYEAEIITAAPSDSLSICLANIGSGTPFISLLELRHIDNHLAYQHANQSVALLFYSRYNLGSLTNDTLRYPEDKYDRTWDPCNSYIGCETWYFTSSTLGIKTTRGDAYEVPGVVMGTATVAADNFTLQYFLHYGLNSSVQTTFYIYLHFADFDYLSGNGSRIFQVRADGEPVSDNISPAYLLATHVHFIHQLAYPGLEGYFNLTRVAGSTLPPILNAAEVYIPINLSVLATDAADADAMMRIKKLYQMKIWQGDPCAPQQFIWSGVNCTYSSSGTPRVTSLNLSYHGLNGAIPNTFANLKALNYL from the exons ATGAGAAACTTCATCGTCCGAGTCTGCTTAGGTTGGATGGCAGCAGCGATTCTGGTGAATGGTCAGCCAG GATTCGTGAGCATCGACTGTGGCATCACTCGTGGCTACACGGACTCCGAAACTGGAATACTGTACCAAGTCGATGAAGGATACATCGACACGGGTAGAAACGTCAGAATCGCTGAAACGTACTTCCAGAATCGTAAACAGGTGCAGACGTGGTTCACCGTTCGAAGCTTTCCCGACGGAACTCGCAACTGCTACACCTTTCCCGGGTTGAACGAAGGGGACAGGTATCTCGTAAGGGCCTCCTTCGTTCACGGCAACTACGACGACCAAGCCTTCGGGGACTCCGTCGCCCCACCGCTGCTATTCGATCTCTATGTCGGTGTCAACCTCTGGCAAACCATCAACATCACCGAGGTGTTCACACTTTACGAGGCCGAGATTATTACTGCCGCCCCGTCCGACTCCCTGTCGATATGCCTGGCCAACATTGGTTCGGGAAcgccgttcatatctttgctggagTTGAGGCATATCGACAACCACCTGGCGTACCAGCACGCGAATCAATCCGTTGCACTACTCTTCTACAGTCGCTACAACTTGGGATCCCTCACCAACGACACCCTCAG GTATCCAGAAGATAAATATGATAGGACATGGGATCCTTGCAACAGTTATATTGGTTGTGAAACATGGTATTTTACGAGCAGTACTTTGGGAATCAAGACCACTCGTGGTGATGCTTATGAGGTCCCAGGCGTGGTCATGGGGACTGCAACTGTTGCTGCAGATAATTTTACATTGCAATATTTCTTGCACTATGGCCTCAATTCGAGTGTTCAAACAACATTCTATATCTATTTGCACTTTGCTGATTTCGACTATTTAAGTGGGAATGGAAGTAGAATTTTTCAGGTGAGAGCAGATGGGGAACCCGTTAGTGACAACATCAGTCCTGCATATCTACTGGCAACTCATGTCCATTTCATCCATCAGCTGGCGTACCCAGGTTTAGAAGGTTATTTTAATCTGACAAGGGTGGCCGGTTCCACCCTTCCCCCCATCCTCAATGCTGCTGAGGTTTACATTCCTATTAATCTTTCAGTTTTGGCAACAGATGCAGCCGATG CTGATGCTATGATGCGGATAAAGAAATTATATCAGATGAAGATATGGCAGGGTGATCCTTGTGCTCCGCAGCAATTCATTTGGAGTGGAGTAAATTGCACCTACTCAAGCTCTGGTACCCCAAGAGTCACCTCATT AAACCTCTCTTATCATGGGTTGAATGGTGCTATACCAAATACTTTTGCTAATCTGAAGGCCCTTAACTATTTGTAA
- the LOC135671455 gene encoding probable LRR receptor-like serine/threonine-protein kinase At1g51880 isoform X1, with amino-acid sequence MHVLEFCTSNFTFITMRSSVNSTLFVSFNEIIAPPIQDALAIPETHRFTYDELKAITNNFDFVLGKGGFGNVYHGQLHDGTEAAVKLLHSHRMVKGTSSEESMSANSGSRSHGLKEFLAEALLLSRVHHRNLVSLIGYCRDSNQLGLVYEYAARGSLRDHLSDKTGSSQTLSWRERIQIAVEAAQGLEYLHKGCVPPIIHRDVKTNNILLTYDFEAKVADFGLSKPFLTDAQTHVSTDVVAGTPGYIDPEYSATFQLTEKSDVYSFGVVLLELVTGQSAVLDQPKRCHLVQWVRSRLAEADITKVADPKLGGQYNNCSILKVIDLAMRCVDISADQRPTMTQVVMRLKESLQPTGEQQWKCDPNAYMEINDAGNSGMAR; translated from the exons ATGCATGTTTTGGAATTCTGTACTAGCAACTTCACCTTCATTACAATGAGAAGCAGTGTTAACAGCactctttttgtttcttttaatgaaataaTAGCACCGCCAATTCAAGACGCGCTTGCTATACCCGAAACCCATAGATTTACATATGATGAATTGAAGGCCATCACCAACAATTTTGATTTTGTACTTGGAAAGGGGGGGTTTGGGAATGTTTACCATGGTCAATTGCATGATGGCACTGAAGCTGCAGTAAAACTTTTGCACTCACATCGGATGGTCAAAGGGACATCATCTGAGGAGTCCATGTCTGCAAATTCTGGCTCCAGATCACATGGGCTGAAAGAGTTTCTAGCCGAG GCTCTTCTCTTATCGAGGGTCCATCACAGGAACTTAGTGTCTTTGATCGGGTACTGTAGAGACAGCAATCAACTTGGACTTGTTTATGAATATGCTGCTCGTGGAAGTCTTAGAGATCATCTTTCAG ATAAAACTGGAAGTAGCCAAACATTGAGTTGGAGAGAACGAATTCAGATAGCAGTGGAAGCCGCACAAG GTCTGGAGTATCTACACAAGGGATGTGTGCCACCTATAATCCATAGAGATGTGAAGACTAACAATATCCTCTTAACATATGACTTTGAGGCAAAGGTAGCAGATTTTGGGCTGTCAAAGCCTTTCCTGACCGATGCCCAGACTCACGTATCTACTGATGTTGTGGCTGGCACTCCAGGATACATAGATCCCGA GTACTCTGCTACCTTCCAGCTGACTGAAAAAAGTGATGTATACAGCTTCGGAGTTGTTCTTCTGGAGCTGGTTACAGGCCAATCAGCCGTGTTGGATCAACCAAAAAGGTGTCACTTAGTCCAATGGGTACGATCGAGGCTAGCTGAAGCCGACATCACTAAGGTGGCTGATCCAAAACTCGGAGGGCAATACAACAACTGCTCGATCCTAAAGGTCATTGATTTAGCAATGCGATGTGTTGATATTTCTGCTGATCAGAGGCCAACCATGACCCAAGTGGTGATGCGATTGAAGGAGAGTTTGCAACCAACCGGAGAACAACAATGGAAgtgtgacccaaacgcatatatgGAAATCAATGATGCTGGGAATAGTGGAATGGCAAGATAG